Proteins from one Erysipelothrix larvae genomic window:
- the rplP gene encoding 50S ribosomal protein L16, protein MLMPKRTKYRKPHRISYEGRSKAGRTVAFGEYGLVAETGNYITNRQIEAARIAMTRYMKRGGKVWIKIFPHMAITRKPLEVRMGSGKGAPEGWVAVVKPGRVMFEVAGVSEEVAREAFRLASMKLAVKTRFVRKGEEEKV, encoded by the coding sequence ATGTTGATGCCAAAGCGTACTAAATATAGAAAACCTCATCGTATTTCATACGAAGGTCGTTCTAAAGCAGGTCGTACTGTTGCATTTGGTGAGTATGGTTTAGTTGCTGAAACAGGTAACTATATCACAAACCGTCAAATTGAAGCAGCACGTATCGCGATGACACGTTACATGAAGCGTGGTGGTAAGGTTTGGATTAAAATCTTCCCACACATGGCTATTACAAGAAAACCTCTCGAAGTTCGTATGGGTTCTGGTAAAGGTGCTCCTGAAGGTTGGGTAGCAGTTGTTAAACCAGGTCGTGTCATGTTCGAAGTTGCTGGTGTAAGCGAAGAAGTAGCTCGTGAAGCATTCCGTCTTGCATCAATGAAATTAGCAGTAAAAACACGATTTGTTCGTAAAGGTGAGGAGGAAAAAGTATGA
- the rpsQ gene encoding 30S ribosomal protein S17 has protein sequence MERNKRKVYRGTVVSDAMDKTVVVEVSTSKRHPLYGKRVNYSKKYKAHDENNEYGVGDTVEIMETRPLSATKHFRVIRLIQKAVVL, from the coding sequence ATGGAAAGAAACAAACGCAAAGTTTACCGTGGTACTGTTGTATCTGATGCAATGGATAAAACGGTAGTCGTAGAAGTAAGCACATCAAAACGCCATCCATTATATGGTAAGCGTGTAAATTATTCGAAAAAATACAAAGCTCATGATGAAAACAATGAATACGGTGTTGGTGATACAGTTGAAATTATGGAAACTCGTCCATTATCAGCTACTAAACATTTCCGTGTTATCCGTTTGATTCAAAAAGCTGTTGTACTTTAA
- the rpsN gene encoding 30S ribosomal protein S14 produces MAKKSKIAREKQRQEVVARYADKRAALKAAGDYEGLQKLPRNASPTRLRNRDSVDGRPRGYIRKYKMSRIRFRELAYKGQIPGVRKASW; encoded by the coding sequence ATGGCTAAGAAATCAAAGATTGCACGTGAAAAACAACGTCAAGAAGTTGTAGCTCGTTATGCAGACAAACGTGCTGCATTGAAGGCCGCTGGTGACTATGAGGGATTGCAAAAACTTCCTCGTAATGCTTCTCCAACACGTCTTCGTAACCGTGACTCTGTAGATGGACGTCCACGTGGTTACATTAGAAAATACAAAATGTCACGTATTCGCTTCCGTGAGTTGGCTTACAAAGGTCAAATTCCTGGCGTACGTAAGGCAAGCTGGTAG
- the rplE gene encoding 50S ribosomal protein L5 codes for MSLKDKYTTEVVPALVKQFDYTSVMQAPKLVKIVVNMGVGDAVTNVKHLEDAVADLTAIVGQKPIITKAKKSVANFKIREGMPIGAKVTLRGEKMYDFYTRLVSLALPRVRDFRGINSGSFDGRGNFTLGIKEQIIFPEIDYDKVTKVRGMDITIVTSAETDAEGYALLSNLGFPFKKEDGANG; via the coding sequence ATGAGTTTAAAAGATAAGTATACAACTGAAGTAGTTCCTGCTCTTGTTAAGCAATTTGACTATACTTCAGTAATGCAAGCGCCAAAGCTTGTAAAAATTGTTGTAAACATGGGTGTTGGTGACGCAGTAACTAACGTTAAACACCTTGAAGATGCAGTTGCAGATCTTACCGCAATCGTTGGTCAAAAACCAATTATTACTAAAGCTAAGAAATCTGTAGCGAACTTCAAAATCCGTGAAGGAATGCCAATTGGTGCAAAAGTTACATTACGCGGTGAAAAAATGTATGATTTCTACACTCGTTTAGTAAGCTTAGCACTTCCTCGTGTTCGTGACTTCCGTGGAATCAACTCAGGTTCATTCGATGGTCGTGGAAACTTCACACTTGGTATTAAAGAACAAATCATTTTCCCAGAAATTGATTATGATAAGGTAACTAAAGTTCGTGGTATGGATATCACTATCGTTACTTCAGCTGAAACTGATGCAGAAGGATATGCATTATTATCAAACTTAGGATTCCCATTCAAGAAGGAGGACGGCGCTAATGGCTAA
- the rplR gene encoding 50S ribosomal protein L18 has protein sequence MAKKLSRDQQRVRRHIRVRTKVSGTPERPRLSVYRSNGNIYAQIIDDVNANTLVATSSLQLKLEKGGNIEAATKVGNEIAKLALDKNIKVVVFDRGGYIYHGRVKALADAAREAGLEF, from the coding sequence ATGGCTAAAAAATTATCTAGAGACCAACAACGTGTTCGTCGTCATATTCGTGTCCGCACAAAAGTTTCTGGTACACCAGAGCGCCCACGTCTTAGTGTATATCGCTCAAATGGAAACATTTATGCGCAAATTATCGACGATGTTAACGCAAATACACTTGTTGCCACAAGTTCACTTCAATTAAAACTCGAAAAGGGTGGAAATATTGAAGCTGCAACTAAAGTTGGTAACGAAATTGCTAAATTAGCATTAGACAAAAACATTAAAGTAGTAGTGTTCGATCGTGGAGGTTATATCTACCACGGACGTGTTAAAGCACTAGCAGATGCAGCTCGTGAAGCTGGACTAGAGTTCTAG
- the rpmC gene encoding 50S ribosomal protein L29, with the protein MTVKEIRDMDSSKLLLEIDTLKEELFDLRFKQAIGQLENPARLKEIRKTIARIKTVITERELSDSK; encoded by the coding sequence ATGACAGTAAAAGAAATTCGTGATATGGATAGCTCAAAGCTACTCTTAGAAATCGATACTCTTAAAGAAGAATTATTTGATCTTCGCTTCAAGCAAGCTATCGGTCAACTTGAAAATCCTGCTCGTCTAAAAGAAATCCGCAAAACTATTGCACGGATTAAGACAGTGATCACTGAGCGTGAGCTTAGTGACAGCAAGTAG
- the rplX gene encoding 50S ribosomal protein L24, translating into MKIKRGDKVQVITGSYKGTIGDVIEVFPKKNKVKVEGVNMVKKHMKPNQINPDGGIVEMEAWIDASNVMLYDSKSKAPSRVRMGEDKKGEKVRVFVKSGKEVK; encoded by the coding sequence ATGAAAATCAAACGCGGAGATAAAGTTCAAGTTATCACAGGTTCTTATAAAGGGACTATCGGCGATGTCATCGAAGTCTTTCCTAAGAAAAACAAGGTTAAAGTTGAAGGCGTAAATATGGTTAAAAAACATATGAAACCAAATCAAATTAACCCTGACGGTGGTATTGTTGAAATGGAAGCATGGATTGATGCTTCTAATGTAATGCTTTATGATTCAAAATCAAAAGCACCTTCACGTGTTCGCATGGGCGAAGACAAAAAAGGTGAAAAAGTACGTGTCTTTGTTAAATCAGGCAAAGAAGTTAAATAA
- the rplF gene encoding 50S ribosomal protein L6: MSRIGNKTITIPAGVEFDVNAGNEVTVKGPKGTLSRQFRSELTIEVDGDTVTVKRPDDSKPMKQIHGTTRSLINNMIVGVTEGFVKELELVGIGYRAAKNGDKLVMSVGYSHPIEFVISSDLEVEVPAVTQIKISGIDKQAVGEFAANVRAIRKPEPYLGKGIKYKGEIIQRKEGKTAAKK; this comes from the coding sequence ATGTCACGTATCGGAAATAAAACGATTACCATTCCTGCGGGTGTTGAATTCGACGTTAATGCTGGTAATGAGGTGACTGTTAAAGGACCTAAAGGTACTTTATCACGTCAGTTCAGAAGCGAATTAACAATCGAAGTTGACGGTGATACAGTTACTGTAAAACGTCCAGACGATTCAAAACCTATGAAGCAAATTCACGGGACAACACGTTCATTGATTAACAATATGATCGTTGGTGTTACTGAAGGGTTTGTTAAAGAATTAGAATTAGTAGGTATCGGGTATCGTGCAGCTAAAAACGGCGATAAATTAGTAATGAGTGTTGGATATTCACATCCAATCGAATTTGTGATTAGCTCTGATCTAGAAGTAGAAGTCCCAGCAGTTACACAAATCAAAATTTCAGGAATCGACAAACAAGCAGTTGGTGAATTTGCAGCAAATGTTCGTGCGATCCGTAAACCTGAACCATATCTTGGTAAAGGGATTAAATACAAAGGCGAAATTATCCAACGTAAAGAGGGTAAAACAGCCGCTAAGAAATAG
- the rpsE gene encoding 30S ribosomal protein S5 gives MSRRPKRDQREQEFEERVVVINRVTKVVKGGRRFRFAALVVVGDRKGRVGFGTGKANEVPDAIRKAIESAKKNLINVKLIEGTLPHSSVGVFGAGEVFLRPATEGTGVIAGGAVRDVLELAGVTDVLTKCIGSRTPINMVRATFDALENMRTVNEVAELRELKVKEVRN, from the coding sequence ATGAGTCGTAGACCAAAAAGAGATCAACGCGAACAAGAGTTCGAAGAACGCGTTGTTGTCATCAACCGTGTTACTAAAGTTGTTAAGGGTGGACGTCGTTTTCGCTTCGCTGCTCTAGTTGTTGTTGGTGACAGAAAAGGACGCGTTGGATTTGGAACAGGAAAAGCAAACGAAGTTCCAGATGCAATTCGTAAAGCAATCGAAAGTGCTAAGAAAAACTTAATCAATGTTAAGTTAATCGAAGGTACTTTACCACACTCAAGTGTGGGAGTATTTGGTGCTGGTGAAGTATTCCTTCGCCCAGCTACAGAAGGTACAGGAGTTATCGCTGGTGGAGCAGTACGTGACGTATTGGAACTTGCTGGTGTAACAGATGTACTTACAAAATGTATCGGATCACGCACACCAATTAACATGGTTCGTGCAACATTTGATGCATTAGAAAACATGCGTACAGTAAATGAAGTTGCTGAACTTCGTGAACTTAAAGTTAAAGAAGTACGTAACTAG
- the rplN gene encoding 50S ribosomal protein L14, with translation MIQNETRCRVADNTGAKEILVIRLLGGSRRTSSNIGDIVVGTVKQAIPGGTVKKGEVVKAVIVRSVYGVRRENGSYIKFDDNAVVILKDDETSPRGTRIFGPVARELREKNFMKIVSLAPEVL, from the coding sequence ATGATTCAAAATGAAACAAGATGTAGAGTCGCTGACAACACTGGTGCAAAGGAAATCTTAGTTATTCGTTTGCTCGGCGGTAGCCGCCGTACTTCATCAAATATCGGTGACATCGTAGTAGGAACTGTTAAACAAGCAATTCCTGGTGGAACTGTTAAAAAAGGTGAAGTAGTAAAAGCAGTTATTGTTCGTAGCGTATATGGTGTTCGTCGTGAGAATGGTTCATACATCAAATTTGATGATAACGCAGTTGTTATCTTGAAGGATGATGAAACATCACCTCGTGGAACACGTATCTTCGGTCCTGTGGCACGTGAACTTCGTGAAAAGAACTTCATGAAGATTGTGTCATTAGCACCTGAAGTATTGTAG